In the genome of Chitinivibrionales bacterium, the window CATTACCGCTATTCCCGGAATTATGTATATTTTGCGGACCTTTCCCTTTCATTCCGGCAAGAAAATGGTCCGTGTTCGTATTCCTCAGCAAAACAAGAAAATCTCCAATTTCAAGGTAGTAAACAAAGGAAAGAAGCGGCTTGCAACAAAGCACTACGGCACCATTGAGGTATATCAGCTCGAAGTTTCGATAATGATGCCGGTTGTCGGTATGATAGCACCTAAGCTCAACTTCTATTTTCTTAACGATCCGCAAAAAACACTTGTTGCGATCGAGGGTACCACACTTGCAAGTGGAAAAGATCTGAATGTAGAACTGAAATCTTATACTCTTAAATAAATTCTTTTCAGATTTTACTTTCTGTCGCATAATTCTGATGTTATATTCTTTATAGAAGCATATTCGGGCTTTTGATGGTATATCGATCAGCTCTATATATCTATATAGAAAAAGGAGGGAGGTCGGTTATGAAAATACTGCCGATTACGGTAATTATACTTGTTTGTGTAATACAGATTTTTGCGCAATCCGATTCAATACGTTCATCAATCGATACTCTACCGGAAGATGTTTCTCCGTATCCCTTTAAATGTGCAATCCTCGATACCACTCCATCAAATTCACGGGTGACTGTCGATGGTGACAGCATTTTTTTCAGACTTTTCTATGTCGATATGGCATGTTCAGAATTTTCTTATAACCTCAACACAGATGAGCACCTTCTCATTATCAGACGAAGCTCCGATGATGAGCTTACCTGTGATGAAGAAGAGCAATCCGTATACGGTATCCAAGGGCATATAAAAGATGTCCCCAAAGGTAAATATATCCTCCAACTGGAGAGCGTCTTCAGTGGAGCAAAAGGTATATTGTTCAGGGAAGCGATTGTGGTTGACTGAGGATGAGGTGGACTCAATGAGTTCGGTAAATATAAAGATGTGAGACAAACGACCTGCCCCGAAGTACTATCGGAAGAGACACAACGATATGAGAGGAAAAATAATCCCCTTTCTTAACCTTCGAACTTTAACTTTCAACTCATCTTCACCAGAAAGGATTTCCATGAAAAGTCTGGCTTTAATTTTCTGCGGGATACTGCTTTTAGGCTGTGCCGGGAGCGGTGGTAAAATCGATTTTTCGAAGTATGATACGAATAATGTGATGTCGGATTTTGAGCGGGAACGGGCAACGGCAAATATTTTTATCACCACTCAGCCTCCGGGTGCGAAAATATTCATGGATGACAAATATGTTGGTGAAGCCAATCAGGAAGTGGTTAATGTTTTGCCGGGCAAACGGGTTATAACGCTTATCAAAGGCGACTACTACTATCAGGATACGCTCTATTTCCAGCCGGGAAGCAATGGGCCGCGGGAGATCACGCTAAAAAAGAAATAACCGCATTAAGAAGGGTGGTGAAAACATTTTCCCCCATACTCCACCCCTCCATTTCATAATAAAAGCCCGCCTGTTCAGCTCAGGCGGGCTCGAAAACCAATTCCCACAGTGGAAATTCAGTAAAAAGGGAATTCTCTTTGTGCCTGCACGGTTTATCGGGGTGCTGCAAGCAGATTATCTCGAATAAATTCACTGGTGGCGATTGGATCCCGCTCCTTAATCAGTGATTCTACCGCCGGTGTTCCGACCTTTTCTAATATGGCTTCCATCCGTTGAACAAAGAGCACACTGCTCCGGATAGCACCGTAACCATCCTCACGATAGGGATACTGATCCATGGAGGTCCATCCCTGATAACAGGTCTTTTTAAGCCAGTAGAGAATTTCGAGATATTCAACAAGTCGGATGGAGCCTACAATCATGTCGTCATCCCAGGAACTGTAATTATCGTTGAAATGCATGTGGAATAGTTTATCACCGGCCATCTTACACAAAGCGATCGATTCGCCGACATTTTCGTAGGCCATGAACGCATGACCGGTATCGATACAGATACCTACGTTATCCATGTTGATCGTGTTGACCACAAAAATCGTATCGGCAACCCGGGCAAGATAGGAATGGGTTCGCGGTTCCTTTATTTTATACTCCAGCGCAAGTTTCACGCCTTTCTCTTTTGCATATTTTGCGCACTCGACAACTCCATCGATAAACCATTGGCGCTCTTCGAGGTAATCGGCGCATAAAGGATAGTCGTAGCCGTCCTGACCCGGCCAGATATTGAGCAGGTCGCAGTTCATTTCAACCGCTATATCGACAGTCGTTTTTATCTCTTTTACGATCGCCTCGCGAATAGATTTATCGGGAGCGCTGAACGACCCCTTACCCCAGCGCTTCTGACTGAATTGGTCGGGGATTATTGATGCACACTGAAGATTGTTGTCACCGAGCATGCTTTTCATCTCTTTAACATTGGATTCATCGATATCCCAGGTGCCCACAAGCTCGATTCCGGTAACCCGGTCGATACTTGCAGCCTGCTTGAGCATTGTGGCCTTATCAAGCTGTTCTTTGTAACCCGATGATAGGAAACGGTCGCAGGTGTTGCCCAAATTGCCTAAAATCACCGAATATTTAAATGACATATAAAACCTCCAACCGTTGTGAATGCATTATCATTTATACTAAGATAGCACAATACTGCATTGAAAGGAACCGGACGAACTGACGCAAAGGAGGAGAAGTTTGACATTTTCGGGATAAAAAGAAACATCAGGGCGGAAGATGAGAGGCAAAGAATGGATCTTTTTTTACCCTTAATCTCATTCGGTTCTTCTTTCTATTATATGTTCCAATTATATTTTATAATATTCCATTAACGAGCAAAGCAGCGTGAAAGGCCCAGGTATCATGCAAATTCCTCCACCATCCTTTATTGCAGAGATAATCCCTGTAAAATACGGAATAGCTGTCTGTGCGCCTGAATGGGAAGTTGACGAAAAACAGGGAAGAGCGACCCACCGGCTGTATTATGTCTATAGGGGAGACGTTACCTATGTCGATAGTGAGAGCCATATCCGGTTGAACAAAGATACCCTCTATATTTTTCCCACCAATGTGCCCTATACAATCACTCATAATCCACACGATCCTTTGTGTTGTTTGTGGATAGTATTCGACTCCCGCCCTGATTTTTTCAATAAAACAATCGAATATCAGATCAACCATGGATCGCTCGAATATTTTATCATCAAATCGATTGAACAATTTGTTAAAGATCAGCGGACTGGAAGTCGTTTTACGGCATTACAACTTCAGCAGCTATTTTTCTTTATCAGCGAAAGAGTCGAATTCTCCTTTATTCTCGACCGTCGTATAATGGACACCCTCACCTATGTAAACAGAAATCTCGACAAGGAAATCTCGGTCTATGATATGGCCAGGGCCAGAAACCTCGATGCGTCCTATTTCTCCCGTCTTTTTAAAAAGGTTATCGGCTATTCTCCGCAACACTACATTCTGGATACGAAAATCAATCGGGCTACCGATCTATTAATTCAGGGGTATTCGGTGAAAGAGAGTGCCTTTAAAGTCGGATTCACCGATCAAAAGGAATTTTCGAGGATTTTCAAGAAATACAAAGGCATCCCGCCGTCGCAGTTCAAGAAATTCCAGCAAGACCTGCCTTAAAAAGACATCTTTGGGGTCGGACCTCGGCGGGGATAATTATTGTCAGTTGTTGGCCGGTTTTGCCGGCTATTTTCCGGCCGGGTCTGGCGATTACTGTTTTTTTGTTGGACTTCTCAGGCATGGTTAATCACTATATACAATTTAGCAATAAATGAATCTCAAAATAATATTGGTAAAGTTTAATCCGGTAGAAGACGGCTGAAATATGATAAACAAATAATGGTTGGGATTGGAAGCGCGGTTTTGTGTGGCCCGGCCCGATAGGGCATACTAAAGTTTAGTAAACCTCATCATGCGTTCCGATAGTTTCAAGCAGAATAGCTTCTTTATCTTTTTCTTTTACAAAACTGAATACAATACGCAAATCATATCCGGCGCTGCAGGCCCAGGAACCAGCGAGATTGCCTGTCAGCTTGTGAGTTTTAAGGTATGGATGATAGGCGTCTTGTTCGAGCTTTTCAAGGGCTTCTTTTATATCAGAGACTAAAAGGGGCTTTTTTCGCAACATCTTTTTTGCGGCGCGGATAAATGCCGTGGACCGAATAAGCGGACGTTTCATGATACTATTTCATTAATAATGTCATCAGGGCCGGCGATTTTGCATTTCTTTTTCCTGTATTCGGTTCGTGCATCTTTAATATCTTTTGCAAGCCCGCTTCTGCGTTCCGCTATTGTTCGTTTATGCAGGATCTCAACGAGTTCTTCCCGTGCATCAATTGGAAGATGGCTGGCGGCTTCCAATACATCATCGAAACGTGGGTTTTTCATATTTTCTCTCCTCAGGTTTCTTTTAAAATACCATTTTTGCGCTGGTCTTGCCATAAAAATTACCTGTGATAATTTAGAGTCCCTAACAAAATGAAGTCCAGCTCTGGCCGGCTGCTAAAACCCATTGGCTTCGTTTGGCTGCAT includes:
- a CDS encoding PEGA domain-containing protein, with protein sequence MRGKIIPFLNLRTLTFNSSSPERISMKSLALIFCGILLLGCAGSGGKIDFSKYDTNNVMSDFERERATANIFITTQPPGAKIFMDDKYVGEANQEVVNVLPGKRVITLIKGDYYYQDTLYFQPGSNGPREITLKKK
- a CDS encoding TIM barrel protein, whose product is MSFKYSVILGNLGNTCDRFLSSGYKEQLDKATMLKQAASIDRVTGIELVGTWDIDESNVKEMKSMLGDNNLQCASIIPDQFSQKRWGKGSFSAPDKSIREAIVKEIKTTVDIAVEMNCDLLNIWPGQDGYDYPLCADYLEERQWFIDGVVECAKYAKEKGVKLALEYKIKEPRTHSYLARVADTIFVVNTINMDNVGICIDTGHAFMAYENVGESIALCKMAGDKLFHMHFNDNYSSWDDDMIVGSIRLVEYLEILYWLKKTCYQGWTSMDQYPYREDGYGAIRSSVLFVQRMEAILEKVGTPAVESLIKERDPIATSEFIRDNLLAAPR
- a CDS encoding helix-turn-helix domain-containing protein, with amino-acid sequence MQIPPPSFIAEIIPVKYGIAVCAPEWEVDEKQGRATHRLYYVYRGDVTYVDSESHIRLNKDTLYIFPTNVPYTITHNPHDPLCCLWIVFDSRPDFFNKTIEYQINHGSLEYFIIKSIEQFVKDQRTGSRFTALQLQQLFFFISERVEFSFILDRRIMDTLTYVNRNLDKEISVYDMARARNLDASYFSRLFKKVIGYSPQHYILDTKINRATDLLIQGYSVKESAFKVGFTDQKEFSRIFKKYKGIPPSQFKKFQQDLP
- a CDS encoding type II toxin-antitoxin system mRNA interferase toxin, RelE/StbE family → MKRPLIRSTAFIRAAKKMLRKKPLLVSDIKEALEKLEQDAYHPYLKTHKLTGNLAGSWACSAGYDLRIVFSFVKEKDKEAILLETIGTHDEVY